The window CTTGATCTTGAAGTTGGCAACTTTGGAAACACTAACAATAGCCAGACAGGTTTCCTAGGGGACATGTATGGAACAAGCGACATTATGAGATCGGTCTCGATTCATAATGATGCTGATAAGCCAATGATTGTTGAGTTAGCTGTTGCTGCCATGGAAGAGCTTGTGAGAATGGCTCAAACAGGTGATCCCTTGTGGGTTTCAAGCGATAGTGCGGTTGAGATTCTCAATGAGGAAGAGTATTTTCGGACGTTCCCTAGGGGAATAGGACCAAAACCTTTGGGTTTAAGATCAGAAGCTTCTAGAGAGTCCACGGTCGTCATCATGAATCATATCAATCTCGTTGAGATTCTAATGGATGTGGTAACAAATCTGTTTCCTTATCTTTCTCAAACCTAGCTAAACAAAGATTGACACTTATGGTCTTCTTTCTTTGTATAGAATCAATGGTCTAGTGTGTTCTGCGGGATTGTATCCAGAGCATTGACGCTAGAAGTTCTATCTACTGGCGTTGCAGGGAACTACAATGGGGCATTACAAGTGGTAAGAGGCTTAAAAAACTATTAATTTGATTACTTGTTTCACAAGCTATTATTCTGAAtcattttgtatttgttttctGAAGATGACAGCTGAGTTCCAAGTCCCGTCACCACTTGTCCCGACACGTGAGAACTACTTTGTAAGGTATTGTAAGCAGCACAGCGACAATACTTGGGCGGTTGTTGATGTCTCTTTGGACAGCCTAAGACCAAGTCCTATCACTAGAAACAGGAGAAGACCCTCTGGTTGTCTGATTCAAGAATTGCAGAATGGCTATTCTAAGGTATAGTCTAACGGGTTGAAAAGTATGAGGTGGATAGTTTGAACGTAAGACTTATGTATTTTGTTATTGACATTTGTTGAAGGTGACATGGGTAGAGCATACGGAGGTGGATGACAGATCGGTTCACACCATGTATAAACCGTTGGTTAATACCGGTTTAGCTTTTGGTGCAAAACGTTGGGTGGCTACACTTGACCGCCAATGCGAGCGGCTCGCCAGTTCAATGGCTAGCAACATTCCAACCGGTGATCTTTCAGGTACGTTATTACTTAGAGGGCCTATTTGATAAATTGATAAACTATAAGACTAAATTGAAATAGTATTAACTACTTATTGAATTCTCCTTCACTTTGTTGTAAACTTGTAATTATGAATAGTGATAACAAGTCCTGAGGGGAGAAAGAGCATGTTGAAGCTAGCGGAGAGAATGGTGATGAGCTTCTGTAGCGGAGTAGGCGCGTCGAATGCACACGCATGGACGACACTGGCCACCACAGGCTCCGACGACGTTCGGGTCATGACCAGGAAGAGCATGGATGATCCAGGAAGGCCTCCAGGTATCGTCTTGAGCGCAGCCACTTCGTTCTGGATCCCAGTGGCACCTAAACGTGTGTTTGATTTTCTGAGAGATGAAAACTCTAGAAGCGAGGTAAAGAACAAAACCCTTTTGGTTTCTTTAGTTTCTTGACCGAACGTTCTTTAATTCAGTTCTTGATTTCTCAGTGGGATATACTTTCGAACGGAGGTTTGGTTCAAGAAATGGCTCATATCGCAAATGGTCGGGACCCTGGGAACTCTGTCTCCTTGTTCCGAGTTAATGTAAGATTATGTTCTGCAAACTCTTTTTTACTATTGGTAGTGCCGCCTCAAATCATTTCTAAATcctgttaagaaaatattaagagTATATTTAAAGAGTTCAtgatatagttttaaaaattaataacttcattaatatatgttttatcataaatttagattcataactaaaattaaaggtgagtttcaaaaaaaaaagtttcagaaaaaaaactaaaacttaaaggtttaaatcataatttttgaatttatttaaaaattctactatttttttttgaaataatttaaaattctaactaTTTCTTTAAACCATGCTAAAAACGGTCATGTTtcatgatttcaagtttttaAACATTATTCTTGATATCGTAACAGAGCGCGAACTCAGGACAGAGCAACATGTTGATCTTACAAGAAAGCTGTACGGATGCATCAGGATCGTATGTGATATACGCACCTGTCGATATAATGGCTATGAACGTTGTCCTAAGCGGCGGGGATCCAGACTATGTCGCTTTGTTGCCATCCGGGTTCGCTATATTACCTGATGGCTCTTCAAGAGTGAATGCTAGTGCTGGAGCTGAAGGAGGGGATGGAAATAATCTAGAAGTGGTTACTTCCACCGCAAGTAACTGCGGCTCGCTACTCACCGTAGCGTTTCAGATTCTTGTTGACTCTGTTCCAACCGCTAAGCTCTCTCTAGGCTCAGTGGCTACAGTCAACAGTCTGATTAAATGCACCGTTGAGCGAATCAAAGCTGCCCTGGCATGCGATGGGGCATGATCGAAAATTTCTCTAAGGTAaacatttttctttatatttattttaccaaaaaaaaaaaaatctttatatttttattcaaataatcACATCTTCTTGATGTATTACACGATGTATTACACGAGATTAACATATGGTTTGGTTTATGTTTCTGTAGAAGTGAAAGAGGAGGAAGGTTTAGGAGTTTTTTTTCATGgtaatatttgtttcttgtttttaaaagattttccAAAAGGGAGTCAAGAACGCACCTTTTTGCGTTTAATCTCACTGCGCGTTTGATTGCGAGCGGGCCAAAAAGAGGCTTGAGAAAGAAAGGGTAAAGAGGTTCGGGTATTGACTTCTGctggaaaccaaaaaaaaagtgaatcgGTTTGTTATCTTTCAAGCGTTTAATTTGCGTTTTCTctgttattattttatcattcaGTAATGAACATCTTAGCGTTTTGGGTATTGCCGCTACTTTCAGAGTGTATGTTGCTACTCCTTGTTATTACTAAGGCACTATTGTAGTACTGATATTATATTATTGTCGATGAagctcatttattttatttttagtttataaatataactaagaaattaatggaattcacaaaatataattagtttGGTTCTTCATTTTATTGAAGACAACAATAGCTAGAATGATGTGCCAAGTGTGAAATGTCCTTTCACTGACGACAACAATGGCTACAATGATGTACCAATCATTTGTGATATACGTGCATTGTTGCcactaataatttaaaaaatatcgtTGTCTGTCCTGGAAATCTTGAGTCCATTTCTTTATAAGTGACCCATGCATAGTATGAAATTTAATAAGATTAATCATTCCCAAGAACAGAGCAAATCATTTGGTTGGTCCATCAAATCTTGCATACTATTGCCAGTTTTCATCCGTCAAGATTTTTCTATCTTCAGATCAGCTGTAGCTGAATTGGTCAAACATCATTATCAACCTATGAATGACGAAGCCACTCATTTTCCTCTTTATATAACCCTTACTCTTGAACAAGAAGAAAATATCTATAGTTTCTGATACATTGGAGACCAAATTATCAATGTACATTTCTGTGTGTCCACTGTGGATCCTCTGCTTCATCACCATAACCTTggtctcctcctcctcatcaaCAACATGGTATGAAGATCATGTCTCACTGAGAGAGATTAACACCCAAGAAAATTTCAGTTTCCCAAACGACTTCCTCTTCGGCACTGCTTCTTCTGCTTACCAGGTTTTTACATTTGTTCTTCCTCTTTTACTTAAATTCTCAGTAAAACCAATTTTCACTTTTACATGTGCTCCTATGGTATGATCAGTATGAAGGAGCTTACTTAACCGACGGAAAAACCCTAAGCAATTGGGACGTCTTCACAAGCATCCCTGGTAACATCTCAGGAAACCCTTTGTGAATAATGATCTAAgcttaaaaaggaaaaaaaaaatcaaacttatAGGGTTTTGTTCTCATCCTTGTTGCTCAAGTCAcaagaaaaaacatatataacttCATTACCTGATTTAAATGTCATTTGCATAGGGAAAATCTCAGATGGAACCCATGGGAAAGTCGCTGTTGATCATTACCATCGATATCCGGTAACAAATATCTAAGCAACTGACTAGAAAGACAGAGTTGTGACTTTTTATTTCAACAGGAAGATTTGGATCTGATGCAAGACCTTGGAGTTAATAGCTATCGATTTTCTTTATCATGGGCTCGGATTCTTCCAAGTGAAGTTCTTGTTTTCTTGATTTCTGTATCTCTTtgaattattttcttttcagaACCCTTTTTGTGTTTGCAGAAGGAAGGTTAGGAGATGTGAACATGGAAGGTATTGATCATTACAACAGAATGATCAATGCTGTACTCAAAAGAGGTAATAACTGATAGATTCTAGAGCTACTGTCTCAAGACCAAACTTAGCTCAATACCATTCTCAGGGATGGAGCCATTTGTCACTTTGACACATTATGACATTCCTCAAGAACTCGAGCATAGATACAAAAGTTGGCTCAGTCCCCAAATCcggtaaatatatttattaataatgagTTTAATTCACACCCAAATTTAACTCAAAGAGTCCCAAGATTGTCACATACTTATACTGTCCATACTACAAGTAGTCTATAATAAAAACTTCGAAATCTAACTCTCATATCATATCAGTAATGATATTAATTCAGACCTACGAGTATCTTAAAAATTGAGAATTGTCAAATATTATGTATTGTTACAAATCTCTAAAAAAATCCTGATGTGGGacattctaatatatatatacgcaTGTCAGGCGTTGGCGTAGATACGCAAACTGTTACATTATTTAAGGACGACTAAATTATTTTGCAGGGAAGATTTTGAACACTATGCAGCGATTTGCTTCCGACACTTCGGGAACAGAGTTAAGTTCTGGTCTACGTTCAACGAACCAAACGTTCAAGTAATTTTAGGTTACCGGAAAGGGACTTACCCGCCTTCACGTTGTTCCAAGACTTTCGCAAACTGCACACGTGGCGGTTCAGACATAGAGCCACTTGTCGCTGCTCACAACATCATCCGGTCACATCTAGCCGCGGTCAATTTATACCGGACGAAATTTCAGGTGAATCAATATCATAACCGTACCGGAAGTTTCAAAAACGGTTTTGTTAACTCAGAGTTGTTTGGTTTAATATAGGAAGACCAAAGGGGAAAGATTGGTATTGTTATGAACACGATCTGGTTTGAACCGGTTAGTGATTCTTTAGCAGATAGATTAGCTGCTGAGAGAGCTCAAGCTTTCTACTTGACTTGGTAAGCCGGTTCGGTTTAAAAGATTGTACTTCTCACCCAAACATACAGACTTTTAGAATCGAAAGAGTGTAAAAATATAGGTTCTTGGACCCGGTTGTGTTTGGAAGATATCCAAGAGAAATGAAAGATATTCTTGGAGAAGATCTTCCTGAATTCACAAAGGATGATCTTAAAAGATCCAAGAATGGATTAGACTTCATTGGGATTAATCAGTACACAAGCAGATACGCTAAAGATTGTCTGCATACTGCATGTGAACCGGGCCAAGGAGGCTCCAGAGCTGAAGGTTTTGTCTATTCAAATGCTCTTAAAGACGGTTTACCTTTAGGAGAACCGGTATGTAGACCAACCCATTCAAAATAAAACCTATTTCAGAAACATTTTGAGGTTTTTAGTGGTAATAATGCAGACAGGAGTAAACTGGTTTAATGTTTATCCTCAAGGAATGGAAGAGATGTTGATGTATGCAACAGAGCGATACAGAAACATCCCATTGTACGTTACAGAAAATGGTAAGCATGTGACATAGATTGTATGTTTAAGTTTGTGCGGGATTTGAAAGAAGTTTGTAGTCTTATATCTCATCACGTATGCAGGTTTTGGTGAGAACAATACAGGAGTTTTGTTAAACGATTACCGGAGAGTGGAATTTATGAGTAACTACTTAGATGCACTCAAAACAGCAATGAGGTAATAATGCTTCAGCTCAAAAATATGTATTGGTTCCAACACACTAACGCTCATGAAACAGGAAAGGAGCAGATGTAAGAGGATACTTCACGTGGTCTTTACTTGACAACTTCGAGTGGATATCTGGTTATACCATAAGGTTTGGTATGTACCACGTTGATTTTGATACTCTGGAGAGAACCCCGAGATTATCAGCGTCTTGGTACAAGAACTTCATTTTCAAGAATGTAGGTCAACGGAGAAATGATGATGATGCATGAAACAAAAAGCAAGTCCCATGTTGTTGTATTtcttgtttaattatttaacaaagcaaaatataataatagtgtAAAACAGAGCTGTGAAAACAGTTCCAATAAACAAGACATTTTCAATGCTTATAAGTTCTAACAAAACTATTCATGATACATGAATGTGATGATGCCTGTAACAAAGGGAAGACACATATAGTTGTCTTTCTGTTTGAATCATCAGCAAATTAAGCTGGAAAGTTATCTAAAATAAAGTTGTTTTATGGAATGATCAAGTTCTAATAAAGAAGACATTCATTTGGGTCAAATATTCATTTGTGATAATGGCTTGAGAATCTAGTTTGGATCCAGAGGATAGATAAGATTAAAAGAATTCTTTAGTGTATGCTTTATTGCACATTATAAACTCCAAAGTAGcacttaatgttttttttatgattttggtGTGATCCCAAAAACTTTCTAAGTCTAAAGACTACCAAAAGGTCCATAGAAATCCGGGTTTTCTTGCCACTTAAGGCGTCTATGGGTGGCCAAGGGGAATCGAACCCAGAATAGAAGTAGCACTTAatgtaaaaatgtttttttttcatgaatacaatttaatatttattcagaaaaatatttgtttgtGTTCAGCTTGAGTTTGCCAATATTAAGGTTTATTGGAATCAGAGAAAGGTTTTTTAAAACTTCAGATCGAGTTTGGGTTGGATCCTCTCGGGTTTTGGTCAGATTTGGAATATTTtggattttggattttttttccagatttTCAGGCCGGATCTAAAAAACCATTTGATGCAGCTTCTGGATGTTGATACGATGATCAATGAGATCATACCAACATCTTCTTGATCTATTAACATATGGTTGGTTTGTGTTTCTGTACAAGTGAAAGAGGAGGGAGATTTAGGAGGTTTTTTTCATGgtaatatttgtttcttgttttcgTGAAATTTTCCAAAAGGGAGTCAAGAACGCACCCTTTTGCGTTTGATCTCATTGCGCGTTTGTTTGCGGGCTGGCCAAGAAAGAGGCTTGAGAAAGAAAAGGCTAAAGAGGGTTCGGGTATTGACTTCTGCTGGAAaccgaaaaaaaagaaaggaatcGCTTTGTTGTGTTTCAAGCGATTTAGCGTTTTGCGCATTGCCTCTACTTTCAGAGTGTATGTTGCTACTCGTTATTATTAAGCCACTCTTGTAGTACTGATATTACAGTATTGTCGATGAAACTTTGTTTATtcgttttgtttatttatttttagtttattaatattttcacaAAAGATAAACAATTTGGTTCGTCTTTTTAttaaagacaacaaaggctaAAATGATGTATCAAATGTCTTTTTATTGAAGTCGACAATGGCTAAAATGCTGTACCAACCAATCATTTGTGAGATGCGTGCTTTGTTACaactaataaatttaaaaatatcgtTATCGGTCCTGGAAATCTTGAGTCATTTTCATGCATGGCATAAACTTTAatagattaaaatattaaatcattcccaagaaacaaaaaatcGTTAGGTTGGCCCATCAAATCTTGCATACTATTGCCCCTTTTCATCCGTCACAGTTTTTCTATCTCCAGATCAGCTATAGCTGCATTGGTGATGGTGAAACATCAATatcaaccttttttttttttttgtcacatacATCAATATCAACCTAAAAGTGCACAAAGCCATTCATTATCCTCTTTATATAATAATCCTTACTattgaataaacaaaaaatatctttAGTTTCTGAATAGACCAAAGTATCGATGTACGTTTCTCTGTGCCCACTGTTGTTCCTTTGCTTGATCATCATAACCTTGGTCTCATCATCAGCATCAACAAGATGGTGGTATGATGATCATCTCTCATTGAGAGAGATTAACGCCCAAGAAAATTTTAGTTTCCCAAAAGACTTCCTCTTTGGCACTGCCTCTTCTGCTTACCAGGTTTGTAAATCTTCTTTCTTTTACTTCAATTCGCAGTAAAACAATCTTCACTTTTAATATGTGCTCCTATGGTATGTTCAGTATGAAGGAGCTTACTTAGCCGACGGCAAAACCCTAAGCAATTGGGATGTCTTCACAAGCATCCCCGGTAAAATCTCAAGAACCCCTATGTGAATAGTGATCTAAGCTCAAAAggacaaaaagtttaaaaattttagggTTTTGTTGTCATTCTTGTTACTCAAGTTACTTGATATGTCAATTTGCATAGGGAAAATCGCAGATGGATCCCATGGAAAAGTCGCTGTTGATCATTACCATCTATATCCGGTAAGTTAATTGTAAATCTACACATTTATACAATATATCTAAGTAACCGTCTACAAAAACAAAGCTGTGGCATTTTATTTTCAACAGGAAGACTTGGATCTGATGAAAGACCTTGGAGTCAATAGCTATCGATTTTCTTTATCATGGGCTCGGATTCTTCTACGTGAGattcttgttttctttatttatgtCTCTCTTCATCGAACTCAGAATCATTTTTGTGTTTGCAGATGGAAGGTTTGGAGATGTGAACATGGAAGGTATTGATCATTACAACAGAATGATCAATGCTATTTTAAAAAAAGGTAGTAACTGATAAAAATGTCTCATGAccaaagaaaaatatcaaacttaaaaaaaaacaaaaacaataataataagaataataaaaCACCAAACTTAGCTCAAAATCATTCTCAGGGATGGAGCCATTTATCACTTTGACTCATTATGACATTCCTCAAGAACTCGAGCTTATATATGGAAGTTGGCTTGACCCCCAAGTCCGGTTAGTTAGCACATACAAATGCATGTCACACGCTGGCGTAGATACGTAAGATGATACATTAAAACGTAATTAATGTTCTTTCAGGGAAGATTTCGTACATTACGCAGAGATTTGCTTCCGACACTTTGGGAACAGAGTTAAGTTCTGGACTACCTTCAACGAACCAAACGTTCAAGTGATTTTGGGTTACCAGAAAGGGACTTACCCGCCATCACGTTGTTCCATGACTTTCGCAAACTGTACACGTGGTGGTTCCGACATAGAGCCACTTGTCGCTGCTCACAACATTATCCGTTCACATCTAGCCGCAGTCAATTTATACCAGAAGAAATTTCAGGTGAATCAATATCATTACCGTATCGGAATTTTCAAGTATTAGGACAATGTCACCGATTgaagtataaaataatatttacctATTTTTAAGTGAATTCTTACAGATTTTCGTTCTTTTTTAACGTATTCTAACCacttcatttattattttctaattaatttgACTATATTTATTACAGAAGTACAAAACATAACTTccctatttttaattattttattatatttttacatttttttaatttttccaaACTActtcattaattttatttaccataataattcaacatcatttattttatatgttaatctTAATAATTTCACAGGTTTAAATGAAATTGTTATATTCATAACGAGAATTCAAAccggttaacaaaaaaaaaatttgcttacaaaattagttagatATGAGTATTCAGGTACACGTTCGAGTATATATCGGTTTTTAGGTATTagtttcttttgaattttaaaattaaactatgtttgaatataataaatttttagatGGGGTTCGAATTAGATTCTTCTATGTCTGGGTAAATTTGTAAGAACCTAAAATTAGACAAATAATctatgtgtttaaaaatttcaataCGCCATTTATAGAAAAGTAAAAATCAAACCCTCGTgcccaaaaactaaaactcaGGTCAAGCTCTAGTTAATATACAAATTAGATGACCAATACATTTATCACCAGTTGCATAATGAGAACCCGAGCCAAAAACAACTTCCAAGTTCCAACCTAAGATTCTATCCAACTTTTGATGTTATACTTTGTCTGTAATATCAAAAACGGTTTTTTACTCCAATTGGTTTCATTTATACAGGAAGACCAACGGGGAAAGATTGGTATTGTTATGAACACGATCTGGTTTGAACCGGTTAGTGATTCTTTAGCAGATAGATTAGCTGCTGAGAGAGCTCAAGCTTTCTACTTGACTTGGTAAGCCGGTTCAGTTTAAAGATTCTAATTCCCACCCAACCTAACCGGAATTTTAGAACCGAAATAGTGTGAAAATGTAGGTTCTTGGACCCGGTTGTGTTTGGAAGATATCCAAGAGAAATGAAAGATATTCTTGGAGAAGATCTTCCTAAATTCACAAAGGATGATCTTAAAAGCTCCAAGAATGGATTGGACTTCATTGGGATTAATCAGTACACAAGCAGATACGCTAAAGATTGTCTGCATACAACATGTGAACTGGGCCAAGGAGGCTCTAGAGCTGAAGGTTTTGTCTATTCAAATGCTCTTAAAGACGGTTTACCTTTAGGAGAACCGGTATGTAGGCCAAACAATTCAAAATAAAACCTATTTCTGGACACAATTTTGACATTTTTAGTGGCAATGATGCAGACCGGAGTAAACTGGTTTAATGTGTATCCTCAAGGAATGGAAGAGATGTTGATGTATGCAACAGAACGGTACAGAAACATTCCATTGTACGTAACAGAAAATGGTAAGCATTCTGATCATGTGTCCAGATGAAACATTCGTCTTagtcttcaatttttttttaaaatgaatatacATATATTGGTTGGCCTCGAATGATAAATTTTtgctaatattataataaaatatttatagctTCCAAAATATTAGCGGCCATGTAAAGCATGTGCCCTAGTTTGTGCGGTCTTGGGTGGAATTTTGTAATCTTGTATCTCATCACTTTTGCAGGTTTTGGTGAGAACAATACAGGAGTATTGTTAAACGATTACCGGAGAGTGAAGTTTATGAGTAACTACTTAGATGCACTCAAAAGAGCCATGAGGTAATAATGCTTCACCTCACGTATGTCTTGATTCTAAAACCTGAAAAGCTAATGGTGTGATAACAGGAAGGGAGCAGATGTAAGAGGATACTTCACCTGGTCTTTACTTGACAACTTCGAGTGGATATCCGGTTATACCATAAGGTTCGGTATGTACCACGTTGATTTCGATACTCTAGAGAGAACCCCGAGACTATCAGCTTCTTGGTACAAGAACTTCATTTTCAATCACATAGCTCAATCCAAAGATAATGAAGATGCATGAAACAAAAAAGAAGGCCCATGTTGTTGTCTTTCTTGTTTGATTCTTCAATAAAGCAGACAAATATAATGTAAAACAAAGCTGTTTTATGAAAACAACTCCAATAAACAACAATTTCAATGCTTATAACAAAACTACTCTTGATGCATGAAACAAAGCAGGAAAGTAATCTAATATGAAGTTGTTTTGCGAAGACAAGTTTTAATAAAGAAGACATTTTAATTGTTAATAATAGGCATGAGCTTCAAATACCTCTTCGGGTTCGGTTTTGGATATTGGGGTTTGTTGAGATGAGGGTGTAAGTTCTATTCGGGTTTTCTATATTTCGGGCCTGAGTCTGTTCAGATTCTTTTGGATTCTAGTTGGACCCGGATCTAAAAAGCCATTTGACGCAGCTACCGGATGATCTCAACATATTCAGATAAGATGAGTGTTTTTGGAAGGAGAAAATTGTTAAATACAAGGGTTCAAATAACGTTGGAACTTGATAAACTTCACACATTTGTGTGCATAGCAGAGATTCCAGAGGTCAAGAAGAGAATGAAAGAAGTTTTTAGTGGCTCAAAAAATTCATCTATAGCGAGGTGCTAAAAATGATCTCTTACGCTGTCTATGGGGTTGCTAAAGATTTGTCTGGTTCTGATCAAATCCGAGGTGGAAATGACGCAGGCCACATGGATCGTTTAAATCTAAATGACCGTCAAAATTTAAATCATTGAATATTTGTTTGATTATCCTGTCCACATACACATGCATGTTTTCTGAATCCCCCACCAGTTCTTTGTTCCTTCATATATTGTTTCCTTTCCCGCAGTTTATTATGTAAGAACACACGTGTTTTTAATGTGTAACCTTAGCTAATTCTAGATTTGTCTGGTTCTAATGATATCATAATGTTTTCAATAACCTTTTTACTTTTGGTTCTAAAAATGTCTTTTGGTTCTAAAAATGTCTTGCATTAGCCTCTTTTGGTTCTAAAAAtgtctttaatttttatttttggggtaataagaagagaaaaagactagaatagcactaaaccaagtttttgttcccaaagtagcactcaaggttcaaagtcacaaaaataggtttcattaaagaggtaaatatacacttataccccttgggttaattaatctaaacattagggtttagagttaaggggtggagttttggaattagggtttaaaattttataaaaaataaaaaataaaaattttaaaaacagtttcaaaatgtatttttaaattataaaaagaaaatttgaaaaaaaataaaaaaaaaaaaatttgaaaaaaaattttgaaaaaaaatttataaaaatttcgaatctgaaaacatataatctgaaactataaaaaaaattttatttatttttattttatttatttttatttatttttgtttgtttatttaattttaaagcaaatgtattagggatattttgtCCTTTagtgaatgtcatttttgtgactttctctttGCTatctttgagacataaacttcaaaaggttctattattgacaattgctctaataagaaatttattttagttttatttttttcagtcatgaaaatcataaaaaattCATCAAAG of the Brassica rapa cultivar Chiifu-401-42 chromosome A03, CAAS_Brap_v3.01, whole genome shotgun sequence genome contains:
- the LOC103861249 gene encoding homeobox-leucine zipper protein MERISTEM L1, whose protein sequence is MYQPNMFESHHHMFDMTPKNSDNDLGLTGSREDDFETKSGAEVTMENPLEEELQDPNQRPNKKKRYHRHTQRQIQELESFFKECPHPDDKQRKELSRELNLEPLQVKFWFQNKRTQMKAQHERHENSILKSDNDKLRAENNRYKDALNNATCPNCGGPAAIGEMSFDEQHLRIENARLREEIDRISAIAAKYVGKPLLTHSSSSFPQLTSSHHIPSRSLDLEVGNFGNTNNSQTGFLGDMYGTSDIMRSVSIHNDADKPMIVELAVAAMEELVRMAQTGDPLWVSSDSAVEILNEEEYFRTFPRGIGPKPLGLRSEASRESTVVIMNHINLVEILMDVNQWSSVFCGIVSRALTLEVLSTGVAGNYNGALQVMTAEFQVPSPLVPTRENYFVRYCKQHSDNTWAVVDVSLDSLRPSPITRNRRRPSGCLIQELQNGYSKVTWVEHTEVDDRSVHTMYKPLVNTGLAFGAKRWVATLDRQCERLASSMASNIPTGDLSVITSPEGRKSMLKLAERMVMSFCSGVGASNAHAWTTLATTGSDDVRVMTRKSMDDPGRPPGIVLSAATSFWIPVAPKRVFDFLRDENSRSEWDILSNGGLVQEMAHIANGRDPGNSVSLFRVNSANSGQSNMLILQESCTDASGSYVIYAPVDIMAMNVVLSGGDPDYVALLPSGFAILPDGSSRVNASAGAEGGDGNNLEVVTSTASNCGSLLTVAFQILVDSVPTAKLSLGSVATVNSLIKCTVERIKAALACDGA
- the LOC103861250 gene encoding beta-glucosidase 47 is translated as MYISVCPLWILCFITITLVSSSSSTTWYEDHVSLREINTQENFSFPNDFLFGTASSAYQYEGAYLTDGKTLSNWDVFTSIPGKISDGTHGKVAVDHYHRYPEDLDLMQDLGVNSYRFSLSWARILPKGRLGDVNMEGIDHYNRMINAVLKRGMEPFVTLTHYDIPQELEHRYKSWLSPQIREDFEHYAAICFRHFGNRVKFWSTFNEPNVQVILGYRKGTYPPSRCSKTFANCTRGGSDIEPLVAAHNIIRSHLAAVNLYRTKFQEDQRGKIGIVMNTIWFEPVSDSLADRLAAERAQAFYLTWFLDPVVFGRYPREMKDILGEDLPEFTKDDLKRSKNGLDFIGINQYTSRYAKDCLHTACEPGQGGSRAEGFVYSNALKDGLPLGEPTGVNWFNVYPQGMEEMLMYATERYRNIPLYVTENGFGENNTGVLLNDYRRVEFMSNYLDALKTAMRKGADVRGYFTWSLLDNFEWISGYTIRFGMYHVDFDTLERTPRLSASWYKNFIFKNVGQRRNDDDA
- the LOC103861251 gene encoding beta-glucosidase 47 translates to MYVSLCPLLFLCLIIITLVSSSASTRWWYDDHLSLREINAQENFSFPKDFLFGTASSAYQYEGAYLADGKTLSNWDVFTSIPGKIADGSHGKVAVDHYHLYPEDLDLMKDLGVNSYRFSLSWARILLHGRFGDVNMEGIDHYNRMINAILKKGMEPFITLTHYDIPQELELIYGSWLDPQVREDFVHYAEICFRHFGNRVKFWTTFNEPNVQVILGYQKGTYPPSRCSMTFANCTRGGSDIEPLVAAHNIIRSHLAAVNLYQKKFQEDQRGKIGIVMNTIWFEPVSDSLADRLAAERAQAFYLTWFLDPVVFGRYPREMKDILGEDLPKFTKDDLKSSKNGLDFIGINQYTSRYAKDCLHTTCELGQGGSRAEGFVYSNALKDGLPLGEPTGVNWFNVYPQGMEEMLMYATERYRNIPLYVTENGFGENNTGVLLNDYRRVKFMSNYLDALKRAMRKGADVRGYFTWSLLDNFEWISGYTIRFGMYHVDFDTLERTPRLSASWYKNFIFNHIAQSKDNEDA